A single genomic interval of Streptomyces sp. BA2 harbors:
- a CDS encoding cupin: protein MVSLPHPLPGAVGLSHLSAYAWEAADGVCGGTPHLHLVCTEAYVVTGGRGAVQTLSPDGYREVPLEAGSVAWFTPGTVHRMVQGGGLRITVLMQNSGLPEAGDAVFTFPPDVLADPERYAAAARLPAKTGPEAEAAARKRRDLAVEGYLPLRDALRAGDNGPYLDFQQAAARLVRDKVPTWRELWRAGALAAAERTGAQLDALESGSPDYLAGSGSYDSRPSRLGGYGMCGRRDEYELPGTTLPYHGE, encoded by the coding sequence ATGGTGAGCCTCCCGCACCCCCTGCCCGGAGCCGTCGGCCTCTCGCATCTCAGCGCCTACGCATGGGAGGCCGCCGACGGAGTGTGCGGCGGCACCCCGCATCTGCACCTGGTGTGCACAGAGGCGTACGTCGTCACGGGTGGCCGCGGTGCCGTCCAGACGCTGAGTCCCGACGGCTACCGCGAGGTCCCCCTGGAAGCGGGCTCCGTCGCGTGGTTCACGCCCGGCACCGTCCACCGCATGGTCCAGGGCGGTGGCCTGCGGATCACGGTCCTGATGCAGAACAGCGGCCTGCCGGAGGCCGGGGACGCCGTCTTCACCTTCCCGCCCGACGTGCTCGCCGACCCCGAGCGGTACGCCGCCGCGGCACGGCTCCCCGCGAAGACCGGCCCCGAGGCGGAGGCAGCCGCACGCAAACGCCGTGACCTGGCCGTCGAGGGGTACCTGCCGCTGCGGGACGCGCTCAGGGCCGGGGACAACGGCCCCTACCTGGACTTCCAGCAGGCCGCGGCCCGGCTTGTGCGGGACAAGGTCCCCACGTGGCGCGAGCTCTGGCGGGCCGGGGCCCTTGCCGCCGCCGAGCGCACCGGCGCCCAGCTCGACGCCCTGGAGTCCGGCAGCCCCGACTACCTCGCGGGCTCGGGCTCGTACGACAGCCGTCCTTCGCGCCTCGGCGGCTACGGCATGTGCGGGCGCCGCGACGAGTACGAACTGCCGGGCACCACGCTTCCGTACCACGGCGAGTAA
- a CDS encoding PmoA family protein, whose translation MTIQVTHTHGERITVRSGDVELLSYVYAPDPDAFEARKPYIHPLRTLAGHQVSGYRPNDHRWHKGLQMTASHLSGQNFWGGNCYVHGEGYLRLPERVGSMRHDGFPAIAVDEDRLHFTEELTWIENGGQEWAREERDITVHSVDEDAGSWALDWSIRLTNIRDEPLRFGSPTTAGREMAGYTGLQWRGPRDFTGGTAFGPDDDKDADGLMGTQGPWLAFTAEHDDVDAHSTLVFAHCPENADGIHDSHWFVRSEPIPTVAFSWAFFEEFELPPGASFTYRYRVVIADGAWDRDRVATHLKGLTW comes from the coding sequence ATGACGATTCAGGTCACCCATACCCACGGCGAGCGGATCACGGTCCGGTCGGGCGATGTCGAGCTGCTCAGTTACGTCTACGCACCGGACCCGGACGCCTTCGAGGCCCGCAAGCCCTACATCCACCCTCTGCGCACCCTGGCCGGACACCAGGTCTCGGGCTACCGGCCGAACGACCATCGCTGGCACAAGGGCCTCCAGATGACCGCGAGCCATCTGTCGGGGCAGAACTTCTGGGGCGGCAACTGCTATGTCCACGGCGAGGGTTATCTGCGCCTGCCGGAGCGCGTCGGGTCCATGCGCCACGACGGCTTCCCCGCCATCGCCGTCGACGAGGACCGCCTCCACTTCACCGAAGAGCTCACCTGGATCGAGAACGGCGGTCAGGAATGGGCCAGGGAAGAGCGGGACATCACCGTCCACTCGGTCGACGAGGACGCCGGGTCCTGGGCCCTTGACTGGTCGATCCGCCTGACCAACATCCGTGACGAACCGCTGCGCTTCGGCTCGCCGACCACCGCGGGCCGCGAGATGGCCGGATACACCGGCCTGCAGTGGCGCGGTCCGCGTGACTTCACCGGCGGCACCGCCTTCGGCCCCGACGACGACAAGGACGCGGACGGTCTTATGGGAACCCAGGGCCCCTGGCTGGCCTTCACCGCCGAGCACGACGACGTCGACGCGCACTCGACGCTCGTCTTCGCGCACTGCCCGGAGAACGCGGACGGGATTCACGACTCGCACTGGTTCGTACGCTCCGAACCCATCCCGACCGTCGCGTTCTCCTGGGCGTTCTTCGAGGAGTTCGAGCTGCCGCCCGGCGCGTCCTTCACCTACCGCTACCGCGTCGTGATCGCCGACGGCGCCTGGGACCGCGACCGCGTCGCCACCCACCTGAAGGGACTGACATGGTGA